In the Leptotrichia sp. oral taxon 847 genome, one interval contains:
- a CDS encoding MerT protein, whose product MEKNKNKFMSKTKSFLVLVLFTVIYFFFQKTIYPALAFLFWLIFGISFSVILFNSLTLLNLPEWLTIFFNISFSVIALIIVLRFIFYLGYFLCSEFLKKMNKAVLGSVMIAILIFFLYKIFTEPNEDTAMFAPTQ is encoded by the coding sequence ATGGAAAAAAATAAAAATAAATTTATGTCAAAAACAAAAAGTTTTTTAGTATTAGTTTTATTTACAGTAATTTACTTTTTCTTTCAGAAAACAATATATCCAGCATTGGCATTTTTGTTTTGGTTAATTTTTGGAATTTCGTTTAGTGTAATACTTTTTAATAGTTTGACACTTTTAAATCTTCCAGAATGGCTTACGATTTTTTTTAATATAAGTTTTTCTGTAATTGCTTTAATAATAGTACTTCGATTTATATTTTATTTAGGATATTTCTTATGTAGTGAATTTTTGAAAAAAATGAATAAAGCTGTATTAGGGAGTGTAATGATAGCAATTTTAATCTTTTTTTTGTATAAAATTTTTACAGAACCTAATGAAGATACAGCAATGTTTGCACCAACACAGTGA
- a CDS encoding dicarboxylate/amino acid:cation symporter — protein sequence MKKFGLTTRIMIGLALGVVFGLILSPFSQNPFVKDVVIDSVLAFFGGMFINLMKVMIVPLVSISLAMGAASIGDVKKLRRIGTKVLGFYFATTAIAVIIGLFVAKISHIGEGMVHGELPKGEYEIAHQSKLIDVLLDMIPKNIVNAMSEEKMLAIIIFFLLLGVAITALGDKVKNLKTLLEEANELVLKMVDLIMQVAPLGVFALISKVVASTGIDVLVKLVGFVVVTLIAFLIHTGVYQIMLVSMAKMNPIKFFKNFLNVISVAFSTSSSNATIPVNIETLSEKFGVSEEISSFTIPLGATVNMDGTAIMQGVAAVFIANLYSIHLGPTQYIGIILTAVLASVGTAGVPGAGMLMLSLVLKQAGLPLEGIGVVIGVDRIIDMFRTVVNITGDAVCTIVVAKSENEIREVNDNNFSD from the coding sequence ATGAAAAAATTTGGCTTGACAACCAGAATTATGATTGGACTGGCACTTGGGGTTGTATTTGGGTTGATTTTGAGTCCTTTTTCACAAAACCCGTTTGTAAAAGATGTTGTTATTGATTCGGTTCTTGCATTTTTTGGGGGAATGTTTATCAATCTTATGAAAGTTATGATTGTACCGCTTGTTTCTATTTCTCTTGCGATGGGAGCAGCTTCCATTGGAGATGTAAAAAAACTTAGAAGAATTGGGACAAAAGTTTTAGGATTTTATTTTGCAACTACCGCAATTGCCGTAATTATTGGATTATTTGTGGCGAAAATTTCCCATATTGGAGAAGGAATGGTCCACGGAGAGCTTCCAAAAGGCGAATATGAAATTGCTCATCAAAGTAAACTTATTGACGTGTTGCTTGACATGATTCCAAAAAATATCGTAAATGCAATGTCAGAAGAAAAAATGTTAGCAATAATAATATTCTTTTTACTCTTAGGAGTTGCAATTACAGCTTTGGGAGATAAAGTTAAAAATTTAAAAACTTTACTTGAAGAAGCAAATGAACTTGTACTAAAGATGGTGGACCTTATAATGCAAGTTGCACCGCTTGGAGTTTTTGCACTGATTTCAAAAGTAGTTGCTTCAACAGGAATAGATGTGCTTGTTAAACTAGTAGGGTTTGTTGTAGTAACATTAATAGCATTTTTAATTCATACAGGAGTTTATCAAATAATGCTTGTAAGTATGGCAAAAATGAATCCAATTAAGTTTTTCAAAAACTTTTTAAACGTTATTTCAGTAGCATTTTCTACATCGAGCAGCAATGCGACAATTCCAGTAAATATTGAAACATTATCAGAAAAATTCGGTGTTTCAGAGGAAATTAGTTCATTTACAATACCACTGGGAGCAACAGTAAACATGGATGGAACTGCAATTATGCAAGGAGTTGCGGCAGTATTTATCGCAAACCTTTATAGTATCCATTTGGGACCAACACAATACATTGGAATTATTTTGACAGCGGTACTAGCTTCAGTCGGTACGGCAGGGGTTCCAGGAGCTGGAATGCTTATGTTGTCACTTGTGTTAAAACAAGCTGGATTGCCACTTGAAGGAATTGGAGTCGTAATTGGTGTTGATAGAATTATTGATATGTTTAGAACAGTTGTAAATATTACAGGAGACGCTGTTTGTACAATTGTTGTGGCAAAGAGTGAAAATGAAATTAGAGAAGTAAATGATAACAATTTCTCTGATTAA